Proteins from one Drosophila mauritiana strain mau12 unplaced genomic scaffold, ASM438214v1 Y_03, whole genome shotgun sequence genomic window:
- the LOC117149951 gene encoding serine/threonine-protein phosphatase alpha-2 isoform-like, translated as MSLQMTTLTELNNIDQLILRIIDTRRLKQLNLTETDIRLLCNRSREVFMSQSMLLELSAPVKICGDIHGQFTDLLRLFDYGGYPPASNYLFLGDYVDRGKQSIETMCLLLAYKIKYPENFFLLRGNHESAGINRIYGFYDECKRRYTIKLWRTFVDCYSCMPVSAIVDEKIFCCHGGLSPDLLNMNQIGQLARPCDVPDKGLLCDLLWSDPDPKIMGWSDNDRGVSVTFGADIVGKFVHRHKFDLICRAHQVVEDGYEFFAKRQLITIFSAPNYCGEFDNAGAMMSVDETLMCSFYVLKPSKKAGLRKIHSKS; from the coding sequence ATGTCACTGCAAATGACGACCCTTACGGAATTAAACAATATTGATCAGCTTATTTTGCGAATTATTGACACTCGCCGTCTCAAGCAGCTTAATTTAACTGAAACGGATATACGGTTATTATGTAATAGATCTCGGGAAGTTTTTATGTCGCAATCAATGCTCCTCGAGCTTTCGGCACCGGTTAAGATCTGCGGTGACATACACGGTCAGTTTACGGACCTTTTGAGGCTGTTTGACTATGGCGGATACCCGCCAGCGTCCAATTACCTATTTCTTGGAGATTATGTGGACCGCGGCAAACAATCTATCGAGACCATGTGCCTATTGCTGgcctataaaataaaatacccAGAAAACTTTTTTCTCCTTCGTGGAAACCATGAGTCTGCTGGAATTAACCGCATATATGGATTTTACGATGAGTGCAAGCGGCGTTACACCATAAAACTTTGGCGAACATTTGTCGACTGTTATAGTTGCATGCCAGTTTCCGCCATCGTTGacgaaaaaatattttgttgtcaCGGCGGTCTCAGTCCCGacttattaaatatgaatCAAATTGGACAATTAGCCCGACCATGTGACGTTCCTGACAAGGGCTTACTTTGCGACCTCCTATGGTCAGACCCCGACCCAAAGATAATGGGATGGAGCGACAACGACCGAGGCGTCAGTGTTACTTTTGGTGCTGACATAGTGGGAAAGTTCGTGCATCGTCATAAATTCGATCTCATTTGCCGAGCACATCAGGTTGTTGAAGATGGTTACGAGTTCTTTGCAAAGCGACAACTAATTACTATATTTTCTGCACCAAATTACTGCGGCGAATTCGACAATGCAGGTGCTATGATGTCAGTCGATGAGACATTAATGTGCTCGTTCTACGTCCTTAAACCTTCAAAGAAGGCTGGCTTAAGGAAAATCCACTCAAAGAGTTAA
- the LOC117149952 gene encoding LOW QUALITY PROTEIN: uncharacterized protein LOC117149952 (The sequence of the model RefSeq protein was modified relative to this genomic sequence to represent the inferred CDS: substituted 1 base at 1 genomic stop codon) — MDDSDNTVKEALSLSRHWFEYADWQKAFLLLYQVAKLIKSKGRLLNFIDTIYFYEPQTTVQLAHLVRLTKRVVLSLEPLDDMEVNVVARMLQLISSTFRIIIISNELNTLMDIYYETMVNELCDILNKLNTEWEYIPKSQCRAXSESCLNIDNFRNRLEQMSVLRPQGLEHINNWLHAHWKLSSCLFYMGMGTARHLHPEEGPKLIERSTFSMRMESFDLDQDRSIEFQSADSMHTLIFTDKLLDELKRRLRTDEVLISIRSHKQSQYWWYPEQDVFAQVLVVNAYTINNIWKKSQEVAEPFQYISKLKMNFSEGDSINEPSRQISNRGIDFDDPEEDIENVIHDCVYTPLEVRMYRTELFGHSVLGVTFTQADIDYCVLIRMTNIPELNEMERESSTCLVRAGVLQSTTLLLRNRCDKSQPVYIYLRAANISEPWNNFFHSGAFFAFTTDIRSCRIWNYARPEPRWQNFACMPELNKSIYFGIHCRCNYISDFDADGMPIIVVPMNLKCHLERPIVGQSYQIIIFFFSLASFVIIYIFYSMQSVSWDKNLYTELYPIGGKCYRGDLVLMCTFGGRYNAGTLANIIFVFKFSNQTRDIIVYQDPVVFMLVLMLLM; from the exons ATGGATGATTCAGATAACACTGTAAAAGAGGCCCTATCTCTGTCACGTCATTGGTTTGAATATGCAGATTGGCAAAAggcttttttattattatatcaagTAGCGAAGCTAATAAAGTCAAAAGGACGGCTTCTTAACTTTATTGATACAATTTACTTTTATGAACCACAAACAACAGTCCAGCTCGCTCACCTCGTTCGCCTTACAAAGAGGGTTGTTTTGTCCTTGGAACCACTTGATGACATGGAAGTTAATGTAGTTGCAAGAATGCTACAATTAATTTCCTCCACCTTTAGGATAATAATTATTAGTAATGAACTTAATACTTTAATGGATATATATTATGAAACGATGGTGAATGAACTGTGCGAtattcttaacaaattgaatacAGAGTGGGAGTACATACCGAAATCTCAATGTCGTGCATAATCTGAATCTTGCCTAAACATTGATAACTTCAGAAATAGGCTTGAGCAAATGTCTGTTCTAAGACCTCAAGGTTTAGAGCATATTAATAACTGGTTACATGCTCATTGGAAGTTAAGCAGCTGCCTATTTTATATGGGAATGGGCACAGCACGCCATCTTCATCCTGAGGAAGGTCCAAAACTAATAGAGCGATCTACTTTTAGTATGCGTATGGAAAGTTTTGACTTAGACCAAGATAGAAGCATAGAATTTCAATCCGCGGATTCTATGCATACTCTTATTTTTACTGACAAACTTCTTGATGAATTAAAACGACGACTTCGAACTGACGAAGTGCTAATTTCTATACGAAGTCACAAGCAAAGTCAATACTGGTGGTATCCTGAGCAGGA tgtctttgctcaAGTACTCGTAGTTAATGCatatacaataaataatatttggAAAAAATCTCAAGAGGTTGCCGAACCAtttcaatatatttcaaaattgaaaatgaatttttcgGAAGGTGATTCAATAAATGAGCCGTCACGACAGATCTCTAATCGTGGTATAGACTTTGATGACCCTGAGGAAGATATCGAAAATGTCATTCATGATTGTGTGTATACTCCTTTAGAAGTTCGTATGTATCGAACTGAACTATTTGGTCATTCAGTTCTCGGAGTTACTTTTACTCAAGCGGATATAGATTATTGCGTGCTAATACGGATGACTAATATAccagaattaaatgaaatggaaagaGAAAGCTCTACTTGTCTAGTGAGAGCTGGAGTCCTACAATCAACCACTTTGTTATTAAGGAATCGCTGCGATAAATCTCAGCCTGTTTATATTTATCTTCGCGCTGCTAATATATCTGAACCGTGGAATAACTTTTTCCATTCTGGAGCTTTTTTTGCCTTCACCACTGACATACGTAGTTGTCGAATTTGGAACTATGCCCGACCCGAACCGAGATGGCAAAACTTTGCTTGCATGCCtgaattaaacaaaagtatATACTTTGGAATACATTGTCGTTGTAATTATATTAGTGACTTTGATGCAGATGGTATGCCAATCATTGTAGTCCcaatgaatttaaaatgtcACCTGGAACGGCCTATAGTGGGCCAAAgttatcaaataataatattctttttctctttaGCTTCATttgtaataatatatatattttatagcaTGCAATCCGTTTCTTGGGATAAAAACTTATATACTGAACTATATCCAATAGGAGGAAAATGCTACCGAGGTGATCTTGTTTTAATGTGTACTTTCGGAGGAAGATATAACGCTGGTACATTagcaaatattatatttgtcTTCAAATTTTCCAACCAAACACGGGACATAATAGTATATCAAGACCCAGTTGTTTTTATGCTCGTATTAATGCTTCTTATGTGA